In the Candidatus Palauibacter scopulicola genome, one interval contains:
- a CDS encoding aldehyde dehydrogenase family protein, whose amino-acid sequence MAEKFLNYIAGEWTAPASGEHLENRNPARTSDLIGLFPDTGASELDAAVASAQRGFERWSRTPAPERGLVLKAAGDLLTRHKEDLARTATREMGKVLDETRGDVQEAIDTAYYAAVEGRRLFGRTAPSELRSKWAMSFRRPIGVFGIITPFNFPVAVPSWKIFPALLCGNSIIYKPSEDVPHSAHRFVEILLEAGLPPECVQLLHGRGETIGRAIVEHPGVPGLSFTGSTETGSRIGEVAGRMHKRLSLEMGGKNAQIVMADADLDLALEGVLWGAFGTTGQRCTATSRLLVQSEVHDEFVERLCYEARSLRLGDGQEAGVDVGPLIHEAAREKCERYIAIARDEGATVATGGGRPPESGLADGWFFEPTVLAGVDRAHRAAREEIFGPVLSVIRFDTIDEAFDINNEVQYGLSSSIYTRDVTASFRAVEELDNGITYVNAPTIGAEAHLPFGGVKNTGNGHREGGWEVYEFYSETKVAYVDYSGTLQRAQIDVDW is encoded by the coding sequence ATGGCTGAGAAGTTCCTCAACTACATCGCGGGCGAGTGGACCGCGCCCGCCAGCGGCGAACACCTCGAGAACCGCAACCCGGCGCGCACCTCGGACCTCATCGGCCTCTTCCCGGACACCGGCGCGTCGGAGCTGGACGCGGCCGTAGCGTCCGCGCAGCGCGGCTTCGAACGCTGGTCGAGGACGCCGGCCCCGGAGCGGGGCCTGGTCCTGAAGGCGGCGGGGGACCTCCTCACGCGGCACAAGGAGGACCTCGCGCGCACGGCCACGCGCGAGATGGGAAAGGTGCTCGACGAAACGCGCGGCGACGTCCAGGAGGCCATCGACACGGCCTACTACGCGGCGGTGGAAGGCCGGCGCCTGTTCGGACGCACGGCGCCCTCCGAGCTGCGGAGCAAGTGGGCGATGTCGTTCCGGCGTCCCATCGGCGTGTTCGGGATCATCACCCCCTTCAACTTTCCGGTCGCGGTCCCGAGCTGGAAGATCTTCCCCGCGCTGCTGTGCGGGAACAGCATCATCTACAAGCCCTCGGAGGATGTCCCCCACAGCGCCCACCGGTTCGTGGAGATCCTGCTCGAGGCCGGCCTGCCGCCCGAATGCGTGCAGTTGCTGCACGGCCGCGGCGAGACGATCGGGCGCGCCATCGTCGAACACCCCGGCGTCCCCGGCCTCTCCTTCACCGGGTCCACGGAGACGGGCAGCCGGATCGGCGAAGTCGCCGGGCGCATGCACAAGCGTCTCTCCCTCGAAATGGGCGGCAAGAACGCGCAGATCGTCATGGCGGACGCGGACCTCGACCTCGCCCTCGAGGGCGTGCTGTGGGGCGCCTTCGGCACGACCGGGCAGCGCTGCACGGCGACCAGCCGCCTCCTCGTGCAGAGCGAGGTTCACGACGAGTTCGTGGAGAGGCTGTGTTACGAAGCGCGCTCCCTCCGCCTCGGCGACGGGCAGGAGGCCGGCGTGGATGTGGGACCGCTCATCCACGAGGCCGCCCGCGAAAAGTGCGAGCGCTACATCGCGATCGCCCGCGACGAGGGGGCCACGGTCGCGACCGGGGGCGGCCGCCCGCCGGAGAGCGGCCTCGCCGACGGCTGGTTCTTCGAACCGACGGTTCTCGCGGGCGTCGACCGGGCACACCGGGCCGCGCGCGAGGAGATTTTCGGGCCGGTACTCTCCGTGATCCGCTTCGACACGATCGACGAAGCCTTCGATATCAACAACGAAGTTCAATACGGGCTCTCGTCGTCGATCTACACGCGGGATGTGACGGCGTCTTTCCGCGCCGTGGAGGAACTCGACAACGGGATCACCTACGTGAACGCGCCCACCATCGGCGCGGAGGCGCACCTCCCCTTCGGCGGCGTAAAAAACACGGGCAACGGGCACCGTGAAGGGGGGTGGGAAGTCTACGAGTTCTACTCGGAAACCAAGGTGGCGTACGTCGATTACAGCGGCACGCTGCAGCGCGCGCAGATCGACGTCGACTGGTGA
- the thpR gene encoding RNA 2',3'-cyclic phosphodiesterase — protein sequence MAGAGYVSPDVRSRLFAAVLLPAPVRADLTRATAELRALEGVRPVRAEQLHLTLRFIGEVDRGLETPLAREIAAATAEHPGFPIRLRAAGVFPSHRRARVLWVGVEDTPALAQLQRAVEEAVVRAGVAPDPRPFRPHVTVGRIRRPPPPVGLAGAIPRVRFEATVDVRRVSLMRSELLPGGARHTEVAACRLAGGGDDARRAQH from the coding sequence ATGGCAGGCGCAGGATATGTCTCCCCCGACGTCCGGTCGAGGCTCTTCGCGGCCGTCCTCCTCCCGGCCCCGGTTCGCGCGGACCTCACGCGCGCGACCGCGGAGCTGCGGGCGCTGGAGGGCGTGCGGCCGGTGCGCGCCGAGCAACTGCACCTCACGCTGCGTTTCATCGGGGAGGTCGACCGCGGCCTCGAGACGCCGCTCGCACGGGAGATTGCCGCCGCCACGGCAGAGCACCCAGGCTTCCCGATCCGGCTGCGGGCCGCCGGCGTGTTCCCCTCCCACCGTCGCGCGCGCGTCCTCTGGGTCGGCGTCGAAGACACGCCCGCCCTCGCGCAACTGCAACGAGCCGTGGAGGAGGCCGTGGTCCGCGCCGGCGTGGCCCCCGACCCGCGCCCCTTCCGCCCGCACGTGACGGTGGGACGAATCCGCCGCCCGCCGCCGCCCGTAGGTTTGGCGGGCGCCATCCCGCGTGTCCGCTTCGAGGCCACGGTGGACGTTCGGCGCGTGTCACTGATGCGGAGCGAACTTCTCCCCGGCGGCGCGCGGCACACGGAAGTCGCCGCCTGCCGGCTGGCCGGCGGCGGCGATGACGCCCGCCGGGCGCAGCACTAG
- a CDS encoding ABC transporter permease: MRFWEGIRLSLQQVRSQKLKSFFALLGISIGITFLMAVITIVEGMNSYVRDDFAGSLFGVNTFTVVRRPQIQTGRVDEAERRRQRRNPQLTMEDVAVVQAAAPDAQYLAYYARDVAGSARYGQYERRNVLMVGGSPEYEAVQGWKVVDGRGLTPIDDQQALPVAVIGAQIAERLFPTTSPIDKRIRAGGHGFRVVGVLEAQGGLAGNLRDAAILVPFETFQRTVARRRLEVDGITVKMGSIDELDPAMAEVEGALRSNRRLRPSEPNNFGIDTSGGLLDAWETINRVLMTALPGLVGISLVVGGIVIMNIMLLSVTDRTREIGLRKSLGARRRDVLFQFLTEASTLSILGAALGIGSGFGMALLVEQLTPLPAAVSVPAMIISLILGLGVGIVSGLYPAYRAARLDPIEALRFE, from the coding sequence ATGAGATTCTGGGAGGGCATTCGCCTGTCGCTGCAACAGGTCCGGTCGCAGAAGCTGAAGTCGTTCTTCGCGCTCCTGGGCATCAGCATCGGCATCACGTTCCTCATGGCGGTGATCACGATCGTCGAGGGCATGAACAGCTATGTGCGCGACGACTTCGCGGGTTCCCTCTTCGGCGTGAACACGTTCACCGTCGTGCGGCGGCCGCAGATCCAGACCGGCCGTGTCGATGAGGCCGAGCGGCGCCGACAGCGCCGCAATCCCCAACTCACCATGGAAGACGTGGCGGTGGTGCAGGCTGCGGCGCCCGACGCCCAATACCTGGCCTACTACGCGCGAGATGTCGCGGGCTCGGCTCGCTACGGGCAGTACGAACGGCGCAATGTCCTCATGGTCGGGGGGTCGCCGGAGTACGAGGCGGTCCAGGGGTGGAAGGTGGTGGATGGGCGGGGGCTGACGCCCATCGATGATCAGCAGGCGCTCCCCGTCGCCGTCATCGGCGCCCAGATCGCCGAACGGCTATTCCCCACGACCTCGCCCATCGACAAGCGCATCCGCGCGGGTGGGCACGGGTTCAGGGTCGTCGGCGTGCTGGAAGCGCAAGGCGGCCTCGCGGGAAATCTGCGCGATGCGGCCATACTCGTTCCCTTCGAAACGTTTCAGCGCACCGTGGCACGCCGGCGGCTGGAGGTCGACGGGATCACCGTCAAGATGGGATCGATCGACGAACTGGATCCGGCGATGGCGGAAGTGGAGGGCGCGCTGCGATCAAACCGGCGCCTCCGGCCCTCCGAGCCGAACAATTTCGGCATTGACACTTCGGGCGGACTGCTCGATGCGTGGGAGACGATCAACCGGGTGCTGATGACGGCATTGCCCGGCCTGGTCGGGATCTCGCTAGTGGTGGGCGGCATCGTGATCATGAACATCATGCTGCTCTCGGTCACGGACCGGACGCGGGAGATCGGGCTCCGCAAGTCTCTCGGAGCCCGGCGCCGCGATGTCCTGTTCCAGTTCCTGACCGAGGCGTCGACGCTCTCGATCCTGGGTGCGGCATTGGGTATCGGCTCCGGATTCGGGATGGCGCTGCTCGTCGAACAACTCACGCCGCTGCCGGCCGCTGTATCGGTGCCGGCGATGATCATCTCCCTCATTCTTGGGCTCGGAGTAGGGATCGTTTCCGGCCTCTATCCCGCCTATCGGGCGGCCCGGCTCGATCCGATCGAAGCCCTCAGGTTCGAGTGA
- a CDS encoding YIP1 family protein, giving the protein MEHHPESSDASAEEHGIPSLPVRIVQVFVSPAKLFDALRHRPAWMGAVLTLIGVSIALQILTPVIVPEEILRRAAEARMADFVPAGTDPAVLEEQIDAAVSPGAFWVVGGAVLAALVPVSLIAGLLLIAFNVILGGEGSFKQLFSAGAHAMYIYTAGGIVSIGLMATGAETLTLTPGLFLPEMGGFIGRFLNGINIFSVWTCGVLGVAVSRFYPGRSVAAGTTYLLVLYLILVAALAMLAGLFAGLGG; this is encoded by the coding sequence ATGGAACACCATCCGGAATCGTCCGACGCATCGGCGGAGGAGCACGGGATCCCCTCCCTGCCCGTGCGGATCGTGCAGGTCTTCGTCTCGCCGGCGAAGCTGTTCGACGCCCTCCGCCACCGGCCCGCCTGGATGGGCGCCGTCCTGACACTGATCGGCGTAAGCATAGCGCTCCAGATCCTTACGCCGGTCATCGTCCCCGAAGAGATACTGCGGAGGGCGGCCGAGGCCCGGATGGCCGACTTCGTACCCGCGGGAACCGATCCCGCGGTTTTGGAAGAGCAGATCGACGCAGCCGTTTCTCCGGGAGCGTTCTGGGTCGTCGGAGGCGCGGTCCTCGCGGCGCTCGTCCCAGTGTCGCTCATTGCGGGACTCCTCCTCATCGCGTTCAACGTCATCCTGGGGGGCGAGGGCAGCTTCAAGCAGCTGTTCAGCGCCGGCGCGCACGCCATGTACATCTACACGGCGGGAGGGATCGTCTCCATCGGCCTGATGGCGACCGGCGCCGAGACCCTGACCCTCACGCCCGGTCTGTTCCTGCCCGAGATGGGGGGGTTCATCGGCAGGTTCCTAAACGGAATCAACATCTTCTCTGTTTGGACGTGCGGGGTGCTCGGGGTGGCGGTGAGCCGCTTTTATCCGGGACGGTCCGTGGCGGCGGGAACGACGTATCTGCTGGTGCTCTACCTGATCCTCGTGGCGGCGCTCGCGATGCTCGCAGGCCTCTTCGCCGGTCTGGGGGGCTAA
- a CDS encoding aminodeoxychorismate/anthranilate synthase component II translates to MILLIDNYDSFAFNLARYLEELGETVRVRRNDDVDPGTLGDAGFSHIVISPGPCTPAEAGASVEVVRTVGAEMPILGVCLGHQCIAAATGGRVLRAARPMHGRLSAIRHEGHGLFAGLPSPLEVTRYHSLVVDPGEPGAGLRVTARTEEGEVMALEHESWPVWGVQFHPEAVLTAGGRHLLGNFLALGRGDVPASEPVEAGRCPELPADALP, encoded by the coding sequence ATGATCCTCCTCATCGACAACTACGATTCGTTCGCCTTCAACCTCGCGCGGTATCTGGAGGAACTTGGGGAGACCGTGCGGGTGCGGCGCAACGATGACGTCGATCCGGGGACGCTGGGGGACGCGGGCTTCTCTCACATCGTCATCTCCCCCGGCCCCTGCACGCCCGCCGAAGCCGGCGCTTCCGTCGAGGTGGTCCGGACGGTGGGCGCCGAGATGCCGATACTGGGCGTCTGCCTCGGACATCAGTGTATCGCCGCGGCGACGGGGGGACGGGTCCTCCGGGCCGCGCGCCCGATGCACGGCCGCCTGTCGGCGATCCGGCACGAGGGGCACGGGCTCTTCGCGGGCCTCCCCTCTCCGCTCGAGGTCACCCGCTACCACTCACTCGTCGTAGATCCCGGCGAGCCGGGGGCCGGCCTCCGGGTCACGGCCCGCACGGAGGAGGGCGAAGTCATGGCCCTCGAACACGAGTCGTGGCCCGTGTGGGGCGTGCAGTTCCATCCGGAAGCCGTGCTCACGGCCGGGGGACGCCATCTCCTCGGGAACTTCCTCGCGCTCGGCAGGGGGGACGTTCCCGCCTCCGAACCCGTGGAAGCCGGCCGCTGCCCCGAACTCCCGGCCGACGCCCTGCCGTAG
- a CDS encoding ABC transporter ATP-binding protein, whose amino-acid sequence MSGNGQMESIIVTRDLRKEYVMGTETVHALAGVDIEILRNEYVSIMGPSGSGKSTLMNMIGCLDSPTSGEYVLNGQAVQDLSDDNLARIRNREIGFVFQTFNLLPRATALHNVELPLIYAGVSSRDRQKKAAQALEIVQLADRMDHKPNELSGGQRQRVAIARALVNDPSILLADEPTGNLDSSTSEEIMDVFDTLHENGQTIIMVTHEYDIAARSQRVITLVDGKVEAQMSVDYYLARGLKQPTAASGAAARPASPEAEPARAPEPETASAPEAAPEPAPPREAAPSPPPEIAPSVPPPTAVPIDPVAPPTAVPVDPAPPEATPPTPGTPRPISNPWAPPTTPPVDGGR is encoded by the coding sequence ATGAGCGGCAACGGACAGATGGAGTCGATCATCGTCACGCGCGACCTGAGGAAGGAGTACGTGATGGGCACGGAGACGGTGCACGCGCTGGCGGGCGTGGACATCGAGATTCTCCGGAACGAGTACGTGTCGATCATGGGCCCCTCGGGCTCGGGCAAGTCGACGCTCATGAACATGATCGGCTGCCTCGACTCCCCGACGAGCGGGGAGTACGTCCTCAACGGGCAGGCGGTCCAGGATCTGAGCGACGACAACCTGGCCCGGATTCGAAACCGGGAGATCGGGTTCGTGTTCCAGACGTTCAACCTCCTGCCGCGGGCGACGGCGCTACACAACGTGGAGCTGCCGCTCATCTACGCGGGAGTGTCGAGCCGGGACCGGCAGAAGAAGGCGGCGCAGGCGCTCGAGATCGTTCAGCTCGCCGACCGCATGGACCACAAACCCAACGAACTTTCCGGCGGTCAGCGCCAGCGCGTGGCCATCGCGAGGGCGCTCGTCAACGACCCCTCGATCCTCCTCGCGGACGAGCCGACGGGCAACCTCGACTCCTCGACCTCCGAGGAGATCATGGATGTCTTCGACACGCTCCACGAGAACGGGCAGACCATCATCATGGTCACGCACGAGTACGACATCGCGGCCCGCTCCCAGCGCGTGATCACGCTCGTCGACGGCAAGGTCGAGGCGCAGATGTCGGTGGACTACTACCTGGCGCGCGGACTCAAGCAGCCCACGGCGGCTTCGGGTGCGGCGGCGCGACCGGCGAGCCCGGAGGCCGAGCCTGCACGCGCTCCTGAGCCGGAGACCGCTTCGGCACCGGAGGCCGCGCCCGAGCCGGCACCGCCCCGCGAAGCCGCTCCGTCACCGCCCCCGGAGATTGCTCCGTCGGTGCCGCCCCCGACGGCAGTGCCGATCGACCCGGTGGCGCCCCCGACGGCGGTCCCGGTGGACCCGGCGCCGCCCGAGGCGACCCCTCCGACCCCGGGAACCCCGCGTCCGATCTCGAACCCCTGGGCGCCCCCGACCACACCACCCGTGGATGGTGGCCGCTAG
- a CDS encoding YifB family Mg chelatase-like AAA ATPase: protein MAKWVGSASVMSAAVMGLDVRPVSVEVSLIRGTPLMQIVGLAQSAVREGRERIRAAAAQLGLHVPGLRITVNLAPADLPKTGAALDLPIMLGILCANGDLPQDALDGTLAVGELGLDGSVRSIRGALPIALFAAANPQVARLLLPVANLREASAAEGIAVGGSESLTHILAALNGEARLRGPMTLLSPSVRTTGSRGPDDGGFDLSAVKGQSAAKRALEIAAAGGHNVLLSGCPGAGKTSLARCLPGLLPALEIREAVDVTAIHSVAGLVADGSGLKRARPFRAPHHSISEAGLIGGGTRPRPGEVSLAHHGVLFLDELPEFGRRTLEALRQPIEEGQVRIVRAAGSASFPAEFTLVAAMNPCPCGFLGTPGRCRCLEETVRRYRRRVSGPLLDRIDMLVDVPAVRWEQLAEAASGDTSAVVRARVSKARARAARRHGTINARIPPVRLEEACRVGRGGRSLLRKAVTHLGLTARGYHRALRVARTIADLEGRGRVSEDHVAEAIRFRGPQ, encoded by the coding sequence ATGGCAAAGTGGGTGGGGTCGGCCTCGGTGATGTCGGCGGCGGTGATGGGACTCGACGTGCGGCCGGTGAGCGTCGAGGTGTCGCTGATCAGGGGGACGCCGCTGATGCAGATCGTCGGCCTCGCGCAGAGCGCCGTGCGCGAGGGCCGCGAGCGGATCCGGGCCGCCGCGGCCCAACTGGGCCTTCACGTTCCCGGGCTGCGCATCACGGTGAACCTGGCGCCGGCGGATCTTCCCAAGACCGGGGCCGCGCTGGACCTGCCGATCATGCTCGGGATCCTGTGCGCGAACGGGGACCTCCCTCAGGACGCCCTCGACGGGACACTGGCGGTGGGCGAACTCGGGCTCGACGGTTCGGTGCGTTCGATCCGGGGCGCCCTTCCGATCGCTCTCTTCGCGGCCGCGAACCCGCAGGTCGCGCGCCTCCTCCTGCCGGTCGCGAACCTGCGGGAAGCATCGGCCGCGGAAGGGATCGCCGTGGGCGGCTCGGAGTCGCTGACCCACATCCTCGCCGCTCTGAACGGCGAGGCCCGCCTGCGCGGACCCATGACGCTGCTGTCCCCCTCCGTTCGGACGACGGGAAGCCGCGGACCGGACGACGGCGGGTTCGACCTGTCGGCCGTGAAGGGGCAGTCGGCCGCCAAGCGGGCGCTGGAGATCGCCGCCGCCGGCGGGCACAACGTCCTCCTGTCGGGTTGCCCGGGTGCGGGGAAGACGAGTCTTGCGCGCTGCCTCCCCGGTCTCCTCCCGGCTCTCGAGATCCGGGAGGCGGTGGACGTGACGGCGATCCACAGCGTCGCCGGCCTCGTGGCCGATGGTTCCGGGCTCAAGCGCGCCCGGCCCTTCCGGGCGCCACACCACTCCATCAGCGAGGCCGGGCTCATCGGCGGCGGGACCCGTCCGCGGCCGGGCGAGGTATCGCTGGCGCACCACGGCGTGCTCTTCCTCGACGAACTCCCGGAGTTCGGGCGCCGCACGCTGGAGGCGCTGCGCCAGCCGATCGAGGAAGGACAGGTGCGGATCGTCCGCGCGGCCGGATCGGCCAGCTTTCCCGCCGAGTTCACGCTCGTGGCCGCGATGAACCCCTGTCCGTGCGGCTTCCTGGGCACGCCGGGCCGCTGCCGCTGTCTCGAGGAAACCGTGCGGCGGTACCGCCGCCGGGTCAGCGGACCGCTCCTCGACCGGATCGACATGCTCGTCGACGTTCCGGCCGTACGCTGGGAGCAACTCGCGGAAGCGGCGTCCGGCGATACGAGCGCGGTTGTGCGGGCCCGGGTGTCGAAGGCCCGCGCCCGCGCCGCCCGCCGCCACGGAACGATCAACGCGCGGATCCCGCCCGTCCGTCTCGAGGAGGCGTGCCGCGTCGGGCGCGGTGGCCGCTCGCTCCTGCGGAAGGCCGTGACGCATCTGGGCCTGACGGCCCGTGGCTACCACCGCGCGCTCCGCGTCGCCCGAACGATCGCGGACCTCGAGGGACGGGGCCGCGTATCCGAGGACCACGTCGCCGAGGCAATCCGCTTCCGCGGACCACAATAG
- a CDS encoding efflux RND transporter periplasmic adaptor subunit, translating to MKKAIIAVVVVGLLATMGFLATQRQGRGVVEVRVEAVGLRDLVDDVSATGHIEPKTQVQITTDVAGRIIELPVEEGQDVEEGALLLQIDPALFRAAVQRAEAALAQARASQAQQDAAYQQAQRDADRMTALQARGTDFVTDAEVEQAVTNADVQSRLLEAAEYQVEQAEANLAQERDRLGKTTIRAPMSGRITRLNVERGETAIVGTMNNPGTVLLTVADLSVMEAVIEVDETDVPDISIGDSAYVEIDAFPNRRFVGTVTEIGNSSIVPLNPATSGGSAQAIDFEVKIELRAPPEGIRPDLSATADVITATRDDVPSIPITALTLMDADEYEEIPNENLPSAPRSDAARDIEGVFVVEGDIVRFRPVQIGIAGENYFEVVSGIEVGTTVVSGSFQAIRELGDGSRIRIDGPAGGGATANREDGSGGNDAAVNGENGENGR from the coding sequence ATGAAGAAAGCGATCATCGCGGTCGTCGTCGTTGGACTTCTCGCGACCATGGGATTCCTCGCCACGCAGAGGCAGGGGCGTGGCGTCGTCGAAGTGCGCGTGGAGGCCGTCGGGTTGCGGGATCTCGTCGACGACGTCTCCGCGACGGGCCACATAGAGCCCAAGACGCAGGTTCAGATTACGACGGATGTCGCCGGGAGGATCATCGAACTCCCGGTGGAGGAGGGCCAGGACGTGGAGGAGGGGGCCCTCCTGCTCCAGATCGACCCGGCGCTGTTCCGGGCCGCCGTGCAGCGGGCCGAGGCCGCGCTGGCGCAGGCGCGCGCCAGCCAGGCTCAGCAGGATGCGGCCTACCAGCAGGCTCAGCGGGACGCGGACCGCATGACGGCGCTCCAGGCGCGCGGGACGGACTTCGTGACCGATGCGGAAGTCGAGCAGGCCGTGACGAACGCCGATGTCCAGTCGCGCCTGCTCGAAGCCGCGGAGTACCAGGTCGAACAGGCCGAGGCGAATCTCGCGCAGGAGCGCGACCGGCTCGGGAAAACCACCATCCGGGCGCCCATGTCGGGCCGGATCACGCGGCTCAACGTCGAACGCGGCGAGACCGCGATCGTCGGGACGATGAACAACCCGGGGACCGTGCTGCTGACGGTCGCGGACCTCTCCGTCATGGAAGCCGTGATCGAGGTGGACGAGACGGACGTGCCCGACATCTCCATCGGCGACTCCGCCTACGTCGAGATCGACGCCTTCCCGAACCGGCGCTTCGTGGGGACCGTCACCGAGATCGGCAACAGCTCGATCGTCCCCCTGAATCCCGCCACGTCCGGCGGTTCGGCCCAGGCGATCGACTTCGAGGTCAAGATCGAACTGCGCGCGCCGCCCGAAGGGATCCGGCCGGACCTGTCGGCCACGGCCGACGTGATCACGGCGACCCGCGACGACGTGCCCAGCATCCCCATTACGGCGCTCACGCTGATGGATGCGGATGAGTACGAGGAGATCCCGAACGAGAATCTGCCGAGCGCTCCACGATCCGACGCGGCTCGGGACATCGAGGGCGTCTTCGTCGTGGAAGGCGACATCGTCCGCTTCCGGCCGGTGCAGATCGGGATCGCCGGCGAGAACTACTTCGAGGTCGTGTCCGGGATCGAAGTCGGCACGACCGTCGTCTCGGGCTCGTTCCAGGCGATCCGCGAACTCGGCGACGGGAGCCGGATCCGGATCGACGGGCCGGCCGGCGGCGGCGCCACCGCCAACCGCGAGGACGGTAGCGGAGGGAACGACGCGGCGGTCAACGGGGAGAACGGGGAGAACGGACGATGA